gagagagagagagagagagagagagagagagagagagagagagagagagagagagagagagagagagtaaatgcatCAGGGTTTGGGGAACAGCTACCATCCCTCCCCAGAGGATGCTGCCGTGACCCCATTGGTGATTGCGGCAGGCACACTTTCTCGCTTACAGTAACTGTCAGAAGAGTATTATTGAAACCTCAGTGAAAAGTAAGTGAAAGTGACACTTTACATTGTCCTGATCTGATTTCATTCTCCACTTTTGCATCGCATTGCTAAAATGACACGCATCTCTAAAACGGGGCTTTTAAGATCAGACATATCTATCTTGTTAAGAACAAATCCCAGTCGAGCAGAAAACGCAGTAAACGTTTTGGCGATGACTTTCATATTCTCCGTATACGTATGCTGTGAGTTAAACAAGTTTGTGATCTGTGTTGTTGCAGCTATAATACTGAGAGGAACTAGGGAATTTCAATCATTTCCATGGTGGAGCTTCTCTCGGTAACTGAAACTGTGCGTAATTGTGTTCTTTTTCTGTGACGTTCATCTATGTGATTTGTGTTGCTGCAGCTTTACTACTGAGAGACTCTTTGAATTTCAATCCTTTCCTCGTTGGAGTTTGCCTCGGTAATGACACTCTGTGCGTAATTGTATTATTATTCTGTGGAGTTCATCTATGTGATTTGTGTTGCTGCAGCTTTACTACTGAGAGGAACTTTGAATTTCAATCATTTCCTCGTTGGAGTTTGTCTCGGTAACTGACACTAACACTGTGcgtaattgtattatttttttctgtggTGTTCATCTATGTGATCTGTGTTGCTGCAGTTTTACTACTGAGAGGAACTTGGGAATTCCAATCCTTTCCTCGGAGTTTGTCTCAGTAACTGACACTAACTGATTTTATGGATGAACTGCGATATTCTCGCAGGAACAATAAGGTTCAAAGACGTTCTAAAATGGATATCCGTAATAGAGAAGCAGTGAGGttattaaaccaaatagataaaaaaataacgcCAAGAGTGAAGAGTAATCAGGAACTCCTCAATGATTTCTTAGATGAACTACGAGATTCTCTAAGAAACGATGAAGCCCCTCAATCATTTGCGATCCAAATCATTCACGTTGGCAGTGCTTTTGAGAATCTGGCTGTGGACAAAACAGCCGATTTTGACATCTTGGTGTCACTCCGAGAGGAATACGTTTCTGAAAATTTCTACATTGAAAGAGATCCCAGTGGATATTTCCGTCTCAAAGCAACAGAAGAAGTGACCGATACAAGGTACTTGGATTACAACAATTATCTAGACTCGTCTAAGTTGCGGTCGAGTATTTTTAAAAAATTGATATGGCACATTAAACAAGTGTTTGTTGACGATACCACAGTCACATATCAGAGAGGTTTAGCTGCACTGAATGTAAAGTTGAACGAACGTAGTGGCCAAAAACGTAGGGTGTCTATTGATTTCGTGCCCCAAATTCCAGTTCACACCTGGGGTCAGTGTCCCGACTTACTGTCCTTGTCAGAAATGCCCCGATGTCTTAGGCAGTATATTGATAGAACGAATAGACACAAAAATCCTTGCATGTTCTTCTCTCTTGCCATCCCAAAGCCTGAAATGTTCCGAAATTCAAACCTACTATTCAACCCCTCGTTTTCCTTGCTGGAAAAGAATTTCATCAATGAAGAGACGGACATCCAAGACATGGTTTTACTGGTGAAATACATCGCCAAGAAGCGCAACTGGGAGGACGAGCACCATTTCAAGTCCTTCTATGCCAAGAGAGTCGCCTTGAAGTATTATGACGAACTCAAGGGAATGAAACCTTGGGACGGGTGTCTGCGTTTGCTGAAGAAACTGGAAAAGGAAGTGGCTAGCCGTGTCATCGATGGGTTCTTCGTTACAGATCAGCCCCTCAGAAAATGGAAAAGACGAGAGTCGCAAAATTTCATTAGAGAAATCCGAACTGTATGCAGAATGAACATCAAAAATATATAGACGGCGTTATTCCAAATCTGCAAAATATGGTTGCCAGGTAAGGGTTTTATCATGAAAGGAAAGGTGAAATACTTTTGAAGTTAGTGCTTTCACCTAATGATATCATTGGACTTTCACTGAaaacagaaacacatatatatcatatcaatATCTTACATGGGTTCCCTACGTGGCCAGCTTCTTGGTGGCATTAGATAATTTAAAttcaagaaaaaagaataatacagACCTGGGTTTAAAGTTAGGAAGTGTTCTTCGGCTAGGCAATTAACATGGATAATTTTGTGGGTAGTAGGCCTCTGACCAGCCAATTTGATGTGCTAATTTAAGTTAATTGATAGCCATGGCATTCTTAGTGTACTATTATACTATGATACCgtatctgggaaccaaacatatattatatataatcacgaGTGGCTAActatacaacctctcaagttccaaattcacctgttagttattacattaaatctgttacacttggaaatattaatacccgaactcatGAGACAATTATGTAAcgcccagacagcaatatataaaacacttaaacTTGAACAaaatgggtaattattcttaagaattatttaaaaccaacttttactttgattctttacaggataccaGCGAGTATGTAGTAAACAcggatgattgaaaaaatactctttacaaaaataaatatattctatataaataacaacactttgaaaagaatttacagaaAACAAATAAAtcgctcgaaatattaagtctgaacattatataattatgtaatcatttcacttgaaatattaaatctgaataaaccttagactaagacaaaagaaataatacttatgaaaattatacaatcacttgtttcacttgaagttCATTTTCATAACAACATATaagcttgatacttaatgaaaatagataaccagataacgATATAAATACCtgtcacgttactacagggccagttacaaaactacACAATGACAACACTCACCCCAAACACAAATTTAAAATCGCGTTTGTCTTCCGTTGCGGCACTGaatcactttggaaaggacacatCACAGGTActgagagtgagggaggcactttggctctttcacaggacggctgcttctctactgccGCTATGCAGACCTCGGGCGCCTATATAGGACATTGGCTACTTCCAGATCATTCCAGGTCCGAAATCTGGAAGCGTGGGGTTTGGCCTAAGGgagtcagagttatcaactagataaaaaatgttgagacgaatcctgggtttcaGCCAACTTTCGGACGCATACCCATGCAACAGGGAGACTAACACTCTCAGTTAGCTTCGCTAAACTTTGTCCTCAgcatgataaaaaaaggaaaaaaaaagaaaaaaaggaaaaaaaagaaggaaaaaaaaaagatgaacctaaCACTAGAACCCTCGAGAACCTTTCAAAGAACATGGCACATAAGAATTGCGCATTTACTCACAAACATGACAATAcctcaaaaatataaaagaacattacataagcctttgttcctatctcgtatggtcacataacactctcaagcaGTTTtcgtaagactttgtaaccaaaatacctgaaataaaatgttaattcttaaaaataacgtaaatttacacatactgacttgaatgaagaatacaatgaaatcaatgacaaaagtcttacgtaatttaaataataaacttatacctacatgagaagaACCTGTCTTAAatgctggctaacctcttcaatgcacaaatgaaaacaaataaaatcattaataaacaacTGTATTTACtccatactagaccagcttcgtaaaactAACCGTTTATTAATGCCAGCAAATAAAACCAATTATCAATGCAACAGGATCAATTTAttgtaaattatcaaaataactagTGAAATTGCTTTCTCTCGTTTCATGTTTAACTTCATCTCCTCATACATTAATAATTACTTGATCTTTGCTGTAGAAAATAAAACCTGATCATAAGGTAGTAGGTAGGCCACACGtcgagataccaccgctagagtgttatggggtcttgactggccagacagtactacattggattcttctctctggttacggtttacttttcctttgcctacacttacaccgaatagtctggcctattctttacagattctcctctgtcacacctgacaacaatgagattaccaacaattcttcttcacccaaggggttaacaactgcactgcaattgttcggtgattaatttcctcttggtaaggttagaagagactctttagctatggtaagcagctcttctacgagaaggacactccaaaatcaaacaattgttctctggtcttgggtagtgccatagcctctgtaccatggtcttccactgtcttgggttagagttctcttgcttgagggtaaatttgGGCAGACtcttcaatctaatttctcttcatcttgttttgttaaagtttttatagtttatatagaaaatttattttaacgttgttactgttaaaatattaaatttttccatgattcctttcctcacagggctatattccctgttgggacccctgggtttatagcatcctgcttttccaaatacggttgtagttgaggaagtaataataataatacttttacttttacttttacgggtttatttctcgcccttcatcaaacactaaaggtctgttcaggcgggccttggtgtgtgaaaaaaataatttctttccagttaatattttgctctgtatcgttatcagttatttcgctagcatttgtattcaggcttaatagttttcaggtcactattataacactttctaaaaagataagtcttcaggtttttcttgaaagctgccacattattgctattcttgatatcgagtggaaggtcgttaaaga
The genomic region above belongs to Palaemon carinicauda isolate YSFRI2023 chromosome 45, ASM3689809v2, whole genome shotgun sequence and contains:
- the LOC137634639 gene encoding uncharacterized protein isoform X1; translation: MDELRYSRRNNKVQRRSKMDIRNREAVRLLNQIDKKITPRVKSNQELLNDFLDELRDSLRNDEAPQSFAIQIIHVGSAFENLAVDKTADFDILVSLREEYVSENFYIERDPSGYFRLKATEEVTDTRYLDYNNYLDSSKLRSSIFKKLIWHIKQVFVDDTTVTYQRGLAALNVKLNERSGQKRRVSIDFVPQIPVHTWGQCPDLLSLSEMPRCLRQYIDRTNRHKNPCMFFSLAIPKPEMFRNSNLLFNPSFSLLEKNFINEETDIQDMVLLVKYIAKKRNWEDEHHFKSFYAKRVALKYYDELKGMKPWDGCLRLLKKLEKEVASRVIDGFFVTDQPLRKWKRRESQNFIREIRTVCRMNIKNI